The Streptosporangiales bacterium DNA window GTTCTAGAAGGGTCACCAGAGGTCCATAGAGGCCGCTGTCGGCCTTTCGTGCGGGAGTCGCGGGACGGGGGACGCGGCCGACCCCCGCTCGACCGCGAGAGCAGCCTTACCGCGGCGACGCTCAGGCACCACCGATCAGCCGTACGTGTCCCTCGGCCCGCGCCCGCGGACGTGCCTGGGACCGTGTCGCCAGCTCGGGGCCGTCGGGCCGGTAATCCGGACATCTTGGACAATGTTCGGGCCCAGCTCCTCCGCCAGCCGCTCCAACAGCCGCGGCGCGAGCGCCCGCAGGTGCGTGGCCCAGACGGTGGAGTCCGCCGTGACGTGCAGCTTGCCCTCGTCGTAGCTGCGCGGCCGGCAGTGCTCGGCCAGCTGGGCACCGACCAGCTCCGGCCAGCGCGCGAACAAGGACGCGATGGTGACCCGCTGGTTCCAGCCGCGCTGGGCCAGCAGGTCGCCGATCGTCGCACCGACCAGCTCGGGGTCGCCCGGACGGGCCTTGGCCGGTGCCTGGCCACGGTCGCGAGACCCGCCGGCCGAACCCGGCCGCGCACCGCGGCGCTGGGCGGCCTCCTTCACCCGCACCAGGGCCTCCCTGGCGAGCTGCTCGGGCCCCGGCTCCGCGCTCACGTCATCGGACACGG harbors:
- a CDS encoding DUF721 domain-containing protein; protein product: MSDDVSAEPGPEQLAREALVRVKEAAQRRGARPGSAGGSRDRGQAPAKARPGDPELVGATIGDLLAQRGWNQRVTIASLFARWPELVGAQLAEHCRPRSYDEGKLHVTADSTVWATHLRALAPRLLERLAEELGPNIVQDVRITGPTAPSWRHGPRHVRGRGPRDTYG